In Haematobia irritans isolate KBUSLIRL chromosome 1, ASM5000362v1, whole genome shotgun sequence, a genomic segment contains:
- the LOC142238237 gene encoding uncharacterized protein LOC142238237, with the protein MSTVFQGKFLENLKFGHLLEIGTKATENGSWFNISLATAKFNEGDFVDIGLRVSVYLKENLIVFKRQKHGEWLKPMSQEFPTNIFRKQFKIIFVMDEKCFHIAINDIKLITVDYIFDIEKLTIVKITGDLFAIKLMNHRKYFPIPWPPVQYFDDRLNFSHDVPGSFRPGHIMVITMKLWGKLKGRFHMHFRNAKNCKRQEVHISVRFDSKTIVRTSKLPAIDVIGDESVEKMEYGPEECDGIFPFDIFPMTFKFAFGFTENSLRLAKDGVHLFDFRFRTPKVLPDLAGITILGLQGMIVNVRYIDHIQGEDPLCQEYERYSEM; encoded by the exons ATGTCTACGGTATTTCAAGgtaaatttttagagaatttaaaatttggacatttatTAGAAATTGGCACCAAAGCTACAGAGAATGGATCATG GTTCAATATATCTCTGGCAACGGCCAAATTCAATGAAGGTGATTTTGTTGATATTGGATTACGAGTATCCGTTTATTTGAAGGAAAATCTCATTGTTTTCAAGAGGCAAAAACATGGTGAATGGCTGAAACCAATGAGTCAGGAATTCCCCACCAACATATTTCGTAAACAATTCAAGATTATTTTTGTTATGGATGAAAAATGCTTCCATATAGCGATTAATGACATTAAACTCATTACAGTCGATTATATTTTCGATATTGAAAAGTTAACGATTGTTAAAATCACTGGAGATTTATTCGCCATCAAGCTAATGAATCATCGAAAATATTTCCCAATACCTTGGCCACCGGTACAATATTTTGATGATCGTTTAAACTTTAGTCATGATGTACCGGGTAGTTTTAGGCCAGGTCATATAATGGTCATTACCATGAAGCTTTGGGGTAAGCTAAAGGGGCGATTTCATATGCATTTTCgtaatgccaaaaattgtaaacgTCAAGAGGTCCATATTAGTGTACGTTTTGATAGTAAGACCATTGTAAGAACCTCTAAACTTCCTGCTATAGATGTCATTGGTGATGAAAGTGTAGAAAAAATGGA ATATGGCCCAGAAGAATGTGATGGCATATTTCCCTTTGATATATTTCCCATGACTTTTAAATTTGCCTTTGGTTTTACCGAAAATTCTTTGAGATTAGCCAAAGATGGTGTACATTTATTTGACTTTCGATTTAGGACCCCAAAAGTTTTACCCGATCTTGCGGGTATAACCATACTTGGTCTACAGGGTATGATCGTTAATGTAAGGTATATAGATCATATCCAAGGGGAAGATCCTCTATGTCAGGAATATGAAAGATACTCAGAGATGTAA